One Nicotiana tomentosiformis chromosome 1, ASM39032v3, whole genome shotgun sequence genomic window, GGTTGGAGCTTGGTTTAATCAAAATGAACTAGGATATTTTTGATTTCCCTCTATGATTGACTATATATTAGTGAAGTAATTAGTGATTCTAAGTGTGATAAATGTCTAACTCAGTTAACAGGTATGCACGCATGACATTATATCAATGGCTTAGACGTTTAATCTGATGATGAAATCTTAAATTAGAAAAAGTTTCTTTTGGCCACATTGAGGAGATCAGTCAAAGAACTTACGTGTATGACACTGACGTATATACCTCCTTTCCATCTGATAGTTGTGCCTAACTGTTAAACTGCCACATCACTAAAACTAGGTTCCTAATCAATTGTTCATATCCTACGGTAACAACTCTCTTTAACTCATGAAATTAAAAGGGATAAGGTTCCAAAATAAAATTCATTATTCCTAGAATAATCATGACTAATATTAGTCCACGTGAAATTAGGACTAGTTTCTCAAACTCCTCAGAACACATCATTATCATCCAATCAGAGCCACTAGCCgcctttttaaaaaatttaaaaattggttGTTACTCTCTTTCCTTCTTAGAGCTGGATTAAGAGCAATTAGTGTGATTGAGTAACTGTCAAATCGTGCTCTTTCCTTCTTAGAGAACACAAGTCCAAAATCGAAACCCTAGTTTTCtaattcttccaaaaattctCAAACCCTTAACAATGTCGAGCTCTCCAAGCCAAGCCACATTTGGTCCCCTTGAATCAAACACCACTCCTGTTGATAATACCCATCCTTCCTTATTCAATCTTTTCGAGTCTGTCCAAGACCAATTTCTCTCCCAAAGTGCCCCAAAAGTTCTTACATGGTTGGTCAGCTATTCTGATGAAGAGGACAGTGAAAATTCCGACGATGAAAATATGGTAGTGGAGGAGCCACAAATTAAGAGGGAAGAAACCACTGAACAGGAGAAGGAGAATGGTAATGTGGTGGAATCTAAAACTCAGGGGGAATAAGAAGAGGGAATAATGGAAGGTGAGAGAGAAATAACTAATGATGTGGGTGTCATTGAAAAAGAAATAATAGCTAGCTCTAGGCCAGAAGAACTAGTTGGGTAAATTGTTAGTACAGGATTAGAAACACTAGAAGCCCCTAAATAGAAACCAGGTTCTTCTGGTGAGGGAGAGGTGGTTGGAAATGGAGTTGCTGAAGAAAGTGTTGAAAACGATCTTGATCAAATTTAAGAATTGGGTTCTCTAAACGGTGATCCATACAAATCTGAATCTCTTGGATGGACTAatactgaagaagaagaagaagaagaagaagaagaagaagaagaagaagaagaagaagaagaagaagaagaggtgaGAAAAGAAAGCAGTGCTAATAGTGATGATGAGGTGCTAGCAGACTTGATTGCTAGGATCAGAGAAAAGAAAGTGGATGAGGAAGTACAAATATCTggtaaattgaaagaagtagCAAAGAAAGCAGTGTTGCCTCAAGGGTGTATTATTCTTGGGGGTAGAACTACAAACACTATAGGGAAGAGAAAGGATACTCTTAAAAAGGCCTTAGAAGaaagcaagaaaaagaaaaaagagagacaTGGGTTCATGCTGATAGATGAGTCTGATGTGGAGGAAGTTGACCTTGTGAGTGAGGTTGATgataagaaagaagaagaagaagaagaagaagaagaagaagaagaagaagaaaaaaaaagaggtaGAGGAAGTATCTCTTCAAAGGAAAGGAAAGAAGAAGGTTGAATCCTCTTCAGCCACACCTAAGGAGAAGAGGTCTTCCAAAAAAAGGAAGGTTAGATTGTTATAGTCTACGGAGAAAGGAACCAGTTCCAAGCATAGGAAGAAAATTCAAAGGATAATTGTTATTGCGGGGAGAGAGCATTGGTTTGCTAGGTTGAAAATGTTGAAGGGCCGAGTAATCATCCCAATCACTGTAAACATGTTTGGGATGAAGGAGCTGGTGGAGAAGATTGAGAACAAGGGCTTGACACACCTATTTTTGTGCCTACTCCCAGTTATGTATGGTGAAACAatgttttatttttataaaaaatttaaagtgctTGAGGATATCACACTGAGTTCTGACGTTAGGGGAGTGGACCTGGTTCTTGATGCTACAATACTAGGAGAGATTTAGAATGTGTGAGTGGTCCCATTTGGGTAAAAAGGAGGATTCCATGTACTTGACCTCCAAGTACACTCAGAAGAGGGAGAAACGAATTGGAAGAAAAGTAGGAAATGGGGAGATGGAACCAGTTGACAATCTCTTATTTGAGTTTGTGAACAAGTGTTTGCTGCCTCGATTTGAGGGGAGGCATAAGACCACTTACTTAGACCTGGCAATGATGCAAGTGCTGGATCAAAATAGGCTAATTAACCTTCCCTCATTGATGATCAAGCATATGTACTCATGCGATGCCATATGAATTTTTGCTAACTAGGGTATTCCAGCATTTCAAGGTTCCATTAAGAGGACCTAAGAAAGGGACCAAGAAGGACTTTTTTGACGAGGGGGCCTTGAAGGATTGTGACTGTATAGACCTCGGGGGGACAAAGAGAAAACGTATGGTCACCAACTTGTTGGAAGAGTTGGTTGCTACCAATGAAGAAAAGGATAAGCTGAAGGAAGAAAATACCTCTTTGCAAGAGGAAAACAAAAGGTTGAAAGAGGAGATGAAGAGAGAGCAGGATGCTTATGATGCTCACTTTGATAAGCTTCTAGGACTTCTTTATGGGAAATTATCTTCCGGCAAAGAACCTGGTTCCTCGTCCTGTTAGGTGTCCTATACTAGTTCTAGTCAACCCCTAGTCATATCCCTTCTATAACCAATGTCTGattctttttgttgttttcttgtTTTGGTTACGATGGCAGTTTGAATGGTTTGTTCAACCATCTTTTGATTTGGGGTATTTAGGCTTAATGTGGTACATTACTTAATCAATCAAATTTCCTCGTTTATTGGCTAATACTAGTAAAATTATATTTGGATAATTTATTGGATTAAATGTTTGAGTTATTGACATTGTGTTCATGTTAGTGAATCCCCAGTGACCATGAGTTTGAGATTGCTACATTCTCATTTTTTACTCTACTAACGCATTATTTTTTCGATGATTCTAAA contains:
- the LOC138909624 gene encoding uncharacterized protein yields the protein MSSSPSQATFGPLESNTTPVDNTHPSLFNLFESVQDQFLSQSAPKVLTWLVSYSDEEDSENSDDENMVVEEPQIKREETTEQEKENELGSLNGDPYKSESLGWTNTEEEEEEEEEEEEEEEEEEEEEEVRKESSANSDDEVLADLIARIREKKVDEEVQISGKLKEVAKKAVLPQGCIILGGRTTNTIGKRKDTLKKALEESKKKKKERHGFMLIDESDVEEVDLVSEVDDKKEEEEEEEEEEEEEEKKRGRGSISSKERKEEG